The sequence GTGGCGGGGATGCCGCCGACGTGCGTATTCGGAGCGTGAAACCACGCCCGCACCGCCTCTTCCTTCCCGCCGAGCAAGGCGTCGAGGGCACGAAAGATACGGATGAGCAACAGCGCGCACTCGCCTTCCTTGGTGTCCGCCTGCAGACGACGCTCGCCGGTCGCCAGGCGCGACATGGTCGCGGCGCTGATGCCGATGATGCGCGCCGTATCCTTCTGGGAAAGGGCCAGCAGAGCCGCGGTGCGCAGGAGCGCCCGGGTCAGCACGACGCTGGCATCGGGGCGGGACCGGGCGGCGGTGCGGGCTGGAAGGGTCATTTCATATGGAAAATAGGGCAGAATAATTTCAAATGCAACGCGGTGGGAAGAGCCCTATCTAACCGCCGCTGCACCGCGTAGCACCATCGTTCCCGGGTCCCCCCTCGCGTGTCGTACCAAGAGTACCAACGCGTTCTCTATCCTCTGGGACGTGGCTAGCAGCGGGACGAAGACGCACGCAGTGGCGGTCCCCGCCTTTACCGCGCTGCTCCGCCGATGGCCGCGATCAGGTCCTCGAGGCGGACGACCTCGACGTCGAGATCCCCGATATGGCGGGTGAGCGGCCGGGGCGTGTCGGC comes from Candidatus Binatia bacterium and encodes:
- a CDS encoding DUF2384 domain-containing protein, encoding MTLPARTAARSRPDASVVLTRALLRTAALLALSQKDTARIIGISAATMSRLATGERRLQADTKEGECALLLIRIFRALDALLGGKEEAVRAWFHAPNTHVGGIPATRVQRVEGLVHVAEYLDAMRGKL